CCATCAGCTCAGCTCTGAGAAGGTacaaggtgtttttgttttgtataatTACTATtgtgggccaagtgtggtggttcatgcctgtaatctgagcactttgggaggctgaggcaggggatcacttgaggtcaggactttgagactagccgggcaaacatggcaaaactccatctctactaaaaatacaaaaattagctgtaaatggtggtgggcacctgtagttccagctactttggaagctgagacagaagaattgattgaacctgggagttggaggttgcagtgagttaagattgtgccattgcattccagcttgggtgacagagtgagactctatcttaaaaataaaataaaataaaatgtatatatatatataaattattattgttgctgagcgaggtggctcatgcctgtaatcccagcactttgggaggccgaggtgggtggatcacctgaggtcaggagttcgagaccagcctggccaacatggtgaaaccccgtctctagtaaaaatacaaaaattagccaggcatgatggcaggtacttgggaggctgaggcaggagaatcacttgaacctggggtgaggggggagggcagaggttgcaatgagctgagattgtgccactgcactccagcctgggtgacaagagcgaaactccatctcaaaaaaaaaaaaattattactgttgttggttttttctttcttattattttttaattaaatttaaaaaagttttggtcgggtgcggtggctcacccctgtaatgccagcactttgggaggccaaggcgggtggatcacaaggtcaggagatcgagaccatcctggctaacacggtgaaaccctgtctctactaaaaatacaaaaaattagccggacgtggtagtgtgagcctgtagtcccagctactcaggaggctgaggcaggaggatagcatgaacccgggaggcggagcttgtagtgagctgagatcgtgccactgcactccagcctgggcgacagagtgagactctaatctcaaaaaaaaaaaaaaaattttttttttgaggcagggtctttgtcacccaggctggagtgcagtggtgcaatctcagctcactgcagcctccatctcctgggctcaagggatcctccctcccaatcccctgagtagctgggactacaggcagacaccaccatGTCAAgctcatgtttgtttgtttgtttttgagatgcagtcttgctctttcgtccaggctggagtgcagtggtgcgatttcctccaggctggagtgcagtggtgtgattttggctcactgcaagctctgcctcccgggttcaagcgattcccctgcctcagccacctgagtagctgggactacaggagcccaccgccacacccagctaatttttgtatttttagtagagacgcggtttcaccatgttggccaggctgtctccaactcctgaccttaagtgatccgccagcctcggcctcctaaagtgctgggattacaagcgtgagcctcTTCGGCCAGcctcccagctcatttttgtattttctgtagacacGAGGCtttgccgtgttgcccaagctggtctccaactcctgagctcaagtgatcctcatgcctcagcctcccaacgtgctgggactacaggcatgagccactgtacccagcctattgTTTTTTACTAAAGGAAACTTACTAGAAAACTGACAaaatccaggctgggcgtggtggtttatgcttgtaatcccagcactttgggaggccagggtgggtggatcacctgaggtcaggagtttgagaccaacctgaccaacatggtgaaaccctgtctctactaaaaatacaaaaattagccgggtttggtggtgcacgcctgtaatcccagctactcgggaggctgaggtaggagaatcacctgaacccgggaggcagaggttgcagtgagctgagatcgtgccattgcactccagcctgggcaacaagagcgaaactcagtcttggaaaacaaacaaaaaaacctgacaaaatcTCAAAGATAATTATAACCCTTAGGGATCCCAGATTTCTCTTCCTCAGGAAATGGCAAGGGGGTGCGGGAGAGGGGCCGTCCACTTTGGCTGGCTTAGTTTCCTTTCCACAACCCTTTCTGGAGAAACCCTAAATGCCACCATTTTTTGGTCCTTGGCCTGGAAATTTCCCTATCTGCACCCCCTGCCCTGTAGCTTAGGCTATTCAGCAGAGATCTGCAGGCTCCAGCAGGCGTCGGACTTACAGAGGCAAATGTGACCATGTAAATTCCCAGGCCCACCCGTGACAGAGAGCCTCTGATTCAGCAGGCCTCCTTTGAGGCTGGGTATTTTAAACCCGCGTCCCGTGATTGGGATGGGGATTGAGGGCTATATTCCGCGCCTGGCCACCAGAGGGCGCAGCGGGCTGGGTTCAGCGGTACCCCTTTGAGATCTTGTGTCTCAAGAGAGGTTGCTGTTATCAAGGATTTGCTGGTTAGACAACAGGCAAGGGGTGAGCTGGGTCCTCTTGGGCAGGAGCCTAGTAGGAAGACCGACAACAGGAAAGAGGCTCACATCTGATACTGGGCACATGGCTGGGCCTTGGTCCTCGTGCTCCTGGACTTCAGAGCTCAGAGGGGCCAGGGCCTGGCCTAACCTGGAATCTGGATGGACCTCTTCTGCCCTGGGGCGCGCCGTTTACCCAATCCTGACCTCAGAGAGCGTCTGTCGTTCTGGTGGGAAAACCGAGACCCAGACAGGAACAAGGGCTCAGTGGCAACCGCTCTGCCTCCCAGCCCAGGGCTCTGTCTTGCCggggctgggacacagggtggACCCCAGGAAGTTCTGCTATGAGTCAGCTTCGAGTGCTCAGGGGACGGGACAGAGGCTGCTGGCCGGGGAAGGATGCCGGCCGGCGGTACCTACTTCCGCAGCTGTGGGTATCCCTGCCTGGTGATTCAGCTTCCCTCTGAGGGTCCCCAGGGGGCGCCGCCCTGgactgggaggctggggaggatgcTGGGGCTACGGAGGGGCGATGGAGGTGCCTTAAGGGACCCCGTAATCCAGCTCTGCTGGATGCTGAGGTCCCACGAGATAATTGTGGCCAGAGATCAGGTGGGCGTAAGACTGGTCCCAGGATGGGGGCTGTGGGCCCCTCCTCACTACCCTGCTTCTTGAAGATAGCCTGGGCGGCTGTGCGGGATACCCCAGTGTCTCCAGCAACGCGCGTTCATCTCCATGGAGGGCTCGCCTTGGCGCTGGGTGGGGAGCGACTTGGTCCCCCCTGGCGGCGAAGAGAGGCTGACCACGACAGCTCGGGGGGGGGGTCTACTGGGCAGATGCGCAGGCCGCGGGCGGAGGAGGGCTGATGGGGGAAATGCCAGGCCGATGGGGGAGGGGCTGTGAGCGGGAGGCGTTGGGGCGGGGCGAGACCGCCCTCCCGGtccgggggcggggcctggcctGGGGCGGGGCCTGGCGGGGGTGCTCAGCCCAATTTTCCGTGTAGGGAGCGGGCGGCGGCGGTGGAGGCAGAGGCGGAGGCGGAGCCAAGAGCGCACCGCCGCGCCCGCCGTGCCGGGCCTGAGCTGGAGCCGGGCGTGAGTCGCAGCAGGAGCCGCAGCCGGAGTCACAGCCGCAGCCAGAGCCGCAGCCAAAGCCTCAGAGAGCAGGAGTTGGAGCGCAGGCCCTGCTGGATCCGCGCCTAGCTCGCCGCCAGGCACCGGCCGGAGCACGGGCCGTGGTGTCAGCTTACTGCCCGGGCGCTGTGGGAGGCAGCTAGCCCGCGACCCCCCGGGCCGGGCACCGCCAGGCGCGGAGCCCAGATCGCCCCCCTGCCAGGCCTGGTCACGGCCAGAGCACGCAGGAGTTCCCAGGGTCTGGATCTGCGCGCACCCTAATGACCTGGGGactgaagagaaaaaaggaacgAGGATTTCATCTAAAAGCATAACGTGGGCACTAGGCGAGGAGGAAAGTGGAGACCACCTGGCACGGGGCAGAGGTGCCTGGAGCCAACGCTTGAGCATCGGAGACCCTGGCATCCTAGCAGCCGCGACCTTGGCTCTGCCCTGAGCTGGAAACACAGCTTAGCTTCTAGACATCGCTGGCACAGGCCTGGCACAAGTAAGCAGTGTTCTCACCTGTCTGAAACGGGACACGGGGTCGGAGGAACCAGGATCTAGCCTGACCCCAAGCGGAACTCTCTGGTGGCCCAGAGGTCGTCACTGGGGAGCCCGCCTCCTGCCGTAGCCTCACTGGTGCGGATGTGCCGCTGCCCGCCGGAGCACCATGATGGCAGGATGACCTCAGCTGaagtagcagcagcagctggtGGTGCTCAGGCGGCTGGGCCCCCCGAGTGGCCCCCTGGCAGCCCTCAGGCCCTCCGGCAGCCTGGCCGGGCCCGAGTGGCCATGGCAGCACTGGTGTGGCTGCTGGCGGGAGCCAGCATGTCAAGCCTCAACAAGTGGATCTTCACAGTGCACGGCTTTGGGCGGCCCCTGCTGCTGTCGGCCCTGCACATGCTGGTGGCAGCCCTGGCATGCCACCGGGGGGCACGGCGCCCCATGCCAGGCGGCACTCGCTGCCGAGTCCTACTGCTCAGTCTCACCTTCGGCACTTCCATGGCCTGTGGCAACGTGGGCCTAAGGGCTGTGCCCCTGGACCTGGCACAACTGGTCACTACCACCACACCTCTGTTCACCCTGGCCCTGTCGGCACTGCTGCTGGGCCGCCGCCACCACCCGCTTCAGTTGGCCGCCATGGGCCCGCTCTGCCTGGGGGCCGCCTGCAGCCTGGCTGGAGAGTTCCGGACACCCCCCACTGGCTGTGGCTTCCTGCTCGCAGCCACCTGCCTCCGCGGACTCAAGTCGGTTCAGCAAAGTAAGTGCCTGGGTGGCCAATTGAGAAGGTGGGGGTCCGGGTGGGTGCATGGCCTGGATGGCCCTGTGAGGGGTATGGCTGttgtcccattttacaaatgaggaaactgaggttcatggCTGTGGGGGAAgcagaactgaggctcagagagagccAACAGTTCAGTGAGTTCCAGGCCCCAAACTCAGGCTCTGGAGGCCCAACTcgtgtttatttgtttatttacttatttagacagggtctggctctgtcacccaggctggattggtgagatctcagctcactacagcctccgcatcctgggttcaagtgattcttctgcctcagcctcccaagtaagtgggactacaggtgcgcaccaccacgctaagctaatttttgtatttttagtagagacggcattttaccatgttggccaggctgatcttgaattcctgacctcccaaggtgctaggatttcaagcgtgagccaccccacctggccagctaatttttttttttttttgtatagacacagggtcttgctatgttgcccaggtgggtcttgaactcctggcctcagcgatcttcccacctcagcttcctgaagttCTGGAATTACAAACCAGTATTTAGTGATAGCCAGTGATCTGTGTTTGACTAGCCTTTTATCTCACTGTATTGTTCCCATTTGATAGATGAAGAGGTTTGCCCTGGGCCACGTGGCCAGTGAGCAGCAGAGGCAAGATCTAAACCCAGATAGTCAGACTCCATGCTTCCAAGAGATGTGGCCTGAGGCTTTGGACACAAAGGAAAGCCAGAAAGCATGGgccagggagagaaaaggagggtAAAGCCTTGAGCTGGGATTTGGAAGGTCATGGGTCAGGTCTAAGTCTGGGGAGGGCTGTTGTTTACTGGGAGCTACAGTGTGACAGGCTTGGTGCTGAGTGTTGACCTTGAGTTGTCATGGCAACCACCaactttatccccattttacagatgatgggaCTAAGACCCAGAGAAGTTCATGATTtgacaggccgggcatggtgtctcatgcctgtaatcccagcactttgggaggctgaggtgggaggactcttgaggccaggagttccagaccaccctggccaacatggtgaaaccctgtatctattaaaaatacaaaaatgggggccgggcgcggtgtctcatgcctgtaattccagcactttgggaggctgaggcgggtggatcacgaggtcaggagttcaagaacagactaaccaagatggtgaaaccccatctctactaaaaatacaaaaaaattaaccgggcgccatggcaggtgtctgtaatcccagctactcgggaggctgaggcaggagaatagcttgaacccgggtggcagaggttgcagtgagccgagatcgccccactgcactccagccaaagcgacagagtgagactccatctcaaaaaaaaaaaaaaaaaaaaaaaaattgggccaggcgcagtggctcacagctgtaatcccagcactttgggaggccgaggcaagtggatcacctgaggtcaggagttcgagaccagcctggccaacatggggaaaccctgtctctactgaaaatacaaaaattagctgagcgtgatggtgggcgcctgtaatcccagctactcaggaggctgaggtgagagaatcgcttgaacctgggaggcagaggttgcagtgagctgagatcacgctattgcactccagcctgggtaacaagagtgaaactctgtctcaaaattagctgggccaggtggcatgcacctgtaatcccagctactggggaggctgaggcataagaattccttgaacccaggagaaggaggttgcagtgagctgagatcacaccactgcactccagcctgggcgacagaatgagactctgtctcaaaaaaaagaaagaagttcagcccagcgcggtggctcacatctgtaatcccagcactttgggaggctgaggtgtattgggggaaattcagccagatatcgGGCGAAATTCACCCCTGATATTTCACGTCGGTTCTTTTCTGTATTACGTAAGTgtcagctggtctgagaaataaagggacagagtacaaaagagagaaattttaaagctgggtgtccggggaaGACATCAtatgtcggcaggttccgtgatgccccctgagccataaaaccagcaagttttgattagtgattttcaaaaggggagggagtgtaccaATAGGATGTGGGTCACAGAGACcacgtgcttcacaaggtaatagaatatcacaaggcaaatggaggcagggccagATCACAGGACCATAGGaccggggcgaaattaaaattgctaatgaagtttcgggcacgcattgtcattgataacatcttatcaagagacagggtttgagagcagacaaccggtctgaccaaaatttattaggtgggaatttcctcgtcctaataagcctgggagcgctacggagactggggcttatttcatccctacagcttcGACCATAAAAGATGGTCGCCCCCCAGAagcagccattttagaggcctaccctcagggacgcattctctttctcagggatgtcccttgctgagaaaaagaattcagcaacatttctcccatttgcttttgaaagaagagaaatatggctctgttccacccggctcaacggcagtcagagtttaaggttatctctcttgttccctgaacattgctgttatcctgttctttcaaggtgcccagatttcatattgttcaaacacacatgctctacaatttgtgcagttaacgcaatcatcacagggtcctgaggcgacatacagcCTCCTTagcttacgaagatgatgggattaagagattaaagataggcataggaaatcacaagggtattgattggagaagtgataagtgtccatgaaatcttcacaatttatgttcagagattgcagtaaaggcaggtgtaagaaattacaaaagtattaatttggggaactaataaatgtccatgaaatcttcacaatccacgttcttctgcaatggcttcagccggtccctccgtttggggtccctgacttcccgcaacagaggtgggaggaccacgaggtcaggagatcaagaccatcctggccaacatggtgaaaccctgtctactaaaaatacaaaaattagctgggcatggtggcgcctgcctgtaatcccccctactcgggaacctgaggcaggagaatcacttgaacccaggaggcagaggttgcagtgagccgagatcacgccactgcactccagcctggggacagagctagactccatctcaaaaaaaaaaaaaaaaaaagacaaagaaagaaagaagttcatGATTTGCACAGAGGTCACGGGGTCCCTAATGACGTGAAGCATGGTCTATGTGACTCCAGATGCTGGCTCTGATGAAAGAGGGCAGCAGGGCTCTGGGCAGTTTAGGGCCGAGGCTCCAGGCCCAGACCCACTAGATCATTCTGCCTGAGGGCGAAGGCTGGCTTCCTGCCTTTCCTACTGAGGGGCATCTGAGTCGCAGCCTCtatcctctctctgcctcaaCCCAAGGAGACATAGGGGAGGCCAGGGTGCCCACTCAGGGTGGGGAGGCCTGGGTTCCAGCCATACCTTTGCTCATATTTGCTGGGCAACCTTGGGCATATCGGGATTttatctgggcctcagtttcctcatctgtcaatgGAGGAGAGTTGGAGTTGATGGAGTCCAAGGGGCCTCTTGCTCTCCCTTCGCCCTGAGATCCTGTGACCCAGGCCTGGCAGAAGGAAGTGGGCACACCAAGAGTGCTGGGCTGGGATTGATGACAGCCCACAGCCAGGGAAGATTGAAGTCAGAGTTCAGCCCTGCCCTGGCGTATTCAGAGCTGACACAGAGGCCCTATGTCTATCCTCCCTGGCTCCAAGGCAGGGTCAAAACCCAGTTCTATTTTTTGCCCTCAGGTTACATGAGAGCTAGAGGCTGAGCACAGGCATGAGCTCTGGGCGTGAGTCTGCACTGGGAAACCTGACCTGTGGGCACCCCTGTGCAGGCCACAGGGCTGTGAAGGTCCTAACCTCAAGGCCCATGCTGCCCCTGCTGAGAAACAGTCAGTGCTTCTCACACTGGGACCCAGGCAGCCCCAGCCTGCAGGAGGGGCAATGGCCGGCCAGGCCTCAGGCACTTGGGCATGGAGTGGCATGTGCCTGGCATCGGGCTGCATCTTGACTCCTGCcagctccctccttccctccctccctagtCTTAACTCCTGACCCCTGGGAGGTTGAGTCCTTGCTCTGGGCTCCTGCGGCAACCTCTGCTCCCCCTATCGTGGTTCCAAATGCCATGTATGATCACCACCTGGTTACCTGTCTGCTGCCTGCCAGACAGATTTGGGGCAATTCTATGTTCCTGGAACCTAGCCCTGGGGCCTGGCAGAGGATACATAAtttgtaaattataatttttaaattttattttattattattatttttttgagacaatctctctctgtcgcccaggctggaatgcagcagtgcaatctcggctcattgcaacctctgcctcctggtttcaagcaattcttgtgcctcagcctcctgagtagctgggactacaggctcatgccaccgtcctggctaatttttaattttttttttttttttttttttttgtagaaatgggctcactatgttgcccaggctggtctcgaacccctggcctcaagtgatcttccctccgggcctcccaaagtgctggaattacaggtgtgagccaacatgccgaCAGATTTACTGATGGCTCTGACAGGCGAGCTGATCTCATAGACTGGTTGGGCTGCCTGATTCAGGAGGGAGTTTAGGGGGCTAGAGGCCCCACTAACAGAGATAGGAGCCCTGCAGAGATGGGGAGGAACAGACTTGAGCCAGGGCCTGAGATAGGctttttttgcttgcttgtttgtttgtttgtttgtttatgagagggtcttgctctgtcatccaggctggagtgcagtggctcactgcggcctcaatttcccaggctcgggcaatcctcccacctcagcctcccgagtagctaggactataggcgcgcctccatgcccagctaatttttgtattttttgtagaaatggggtttcatcatgttgcccaggctggtctccaactcctagactcaagtgatttacccacctcggcctaaagtgctgggattacgggcatgagccaccacacccagcctgagatAGGTTTTGAACAAAAGGAGGTTTCTACTGCAGGAGGCTCCAGGAGAGGCACCAGGGCCAGATTCAGACGTGAGTGTACGTGGCTGATGCCAGCTCCATTCCTGAGAGCAGAGTTTGTGGGAGCAGAGGGCAAGTATCCagaaagaaggctgggcatggtggctcacgcctgtaatcccagcactttgggaagccaaggcaggcagctcacttgaggtcaggacttcgagaccagcctggccagcatggtgaatccccgtctctactaaaaatacaaaaaaaaattagctgggcatgctgttgcatgcctgtcatcccagctactcaggaggctgaggtaggagaatctcttgaaccagggaggcggaggttgcagtgagccgagatatcacaccattgcactctagcttgggcgacatctcaaaaaaaaaaaaggccaggcacggtggctcacacctgtaatcccagcactttgggaggccaaggtgggtggatcatgaggtcaggagattgagaccatcctggctaacacagtgaaactccgtctctactaaaaaatacaaaaaattagccaggtgtggtggtgggcacctgtagtcccagctagtcgggaggctgaggcaggagaatggcgtgaacccgggaggcagagcttgcagtgagcccagatagcgctactacactccagcctgggcgacagagcgagactccgtctcaaaaaaaataaataaataaataaaaagtatccaGAAAGAGGAGAGCCCAGGCAGCTGTTGGCAGGGCCAGTGACTTCCCTCCTTCTTGGGCCAGTTGTAGGCCCAGGGAGCCTGCACAAGGAGAGGGGTTATGCCATCCTCCTACCCACAGAAAGGGTGGGAAGTGCCAGCCTGCTGAGCTTGCTCTCTCTCAGCTGGACTCCCCCGCCCGCCCGCATCACAGAGCAGGCGGACTCAACCCCTCTGAGCTCTCAGGCTGATGGGGGAGATGCACTCAGATATAGAGATCATGATGGCAGAAAAGAAGTTCTAGAGTCAAAGTGGTCACAGGTGTTGGGGAGCGGTTGCTTCTTCCTGGGGAGCGCTGAGAAGGCTATCTAGGGGAAGAGACATGcaatgatgatgacaataatgTAACCATGACAGCAAACATTTGTTGGGGCCTCCCTAGGTgcccacaccatgcccagctcttcatactgaaggaggaggaaagggtgATCTGGGAATGGGAAACAGGCCGTGCCAGGTCACAGGGTGTCAGCCAGCAGGAGCAGGGTGTGGGGATCATGCCAGCTGCCGGGGTGAGCCGGCATCAAGGACATCACACAGGGCATCAGGCCCTGTGTTCAGCACCTCACATGTGAGGGGGCTGTTGCTACCCGAGCCACACGACTTAAGGAGACTGAGGcgtggagagagggagacagtATCACACAGCCCGTGAAAGAGCAAAAGGGCCAAGCCAATAGCAAGCAGACAGGGTTTAGAGAAGGGTCAGCTGTTGTCTGCATGTGGCAGAAACTTGGGCATGTTCCAATAGAAGGAGAGGTGGCAATGAGGCAGGACAAACAGGCTGACATTTTGGGGTCCCCAGGTAGAAGCCAGTCACCGCCTCTGACAGCGAATCGCTGCCCTTTCcctgggctgcagggaggggaggtggaggatTGGGTGGGATGTACAATAGGTGTGAGGAGATGGGTGGGAAGTTTAGGACCTTCCTGCCTGGCTGCCTTGCAGAGGGTGAAATTTACCAAAGGTGAAGTTCACCGGAAAACCCAACCGCCTTCTTGTGATGGGACCTTTAACGTGCAAGCCACAGGTAGCCCATAACAGTGTTAACTTTCGAGCCTGCGAGCAGGAGGCATTCTGATTATCTGTTCATTTCTAGAAACGCTTGAGCCAGAGGGACTGTTTGTTGCCTAGAGAACAAAGCTAAAACATCGGAATGAaattgagagagaaataaaatttcctaTTCTAAGCATAGCCTATGAGTAAGCATCTCTGTGGCTTTTTGGAAAGTGTGTGTCAGAAAATGCATAGAGGCTCACAGAGGCCTGGGAGGGGACCTGTGTCGACTACTCATCTCTCTCCACTAACTTGGCGAAGGCCCCATGCCATCATTGCCCTCATGCAAATAATGTCATTtcagccaggcgcaatggctcacacctgtaatcccagcactttgggaggccaagctgagcagattgcttgagtctaggagtttgagaccagcctgggtgaaccagatgatgaaaccccatctctacaaaaaatacaaaaattttcaggggtgatggtgcatgcctgtagccccagctacttgggaggctgagaagggaggatcgcttgagctcagaaggcaGTAAACTGatattgtaccactacactccagcctgggcaagagaaccagaccctgtctcaaataataataataatgtcatttCGCCTGGGCACCCCTTTGTGAATTGGCTGGTGGTGACACGTGTACACGTAggtacacacagatacacagtcACACATAGGCAAAGCAGCAAGATCCCCTCCTGCCTTACAAAGTGAAAAGGTTTCCTCTTAGTCCTGGATTCATCTTGACAAGCCACAGtattagcaggaaaaaaaagatgctgaTTATCAGTTATAAACAGTGAGTGAGAGCCAAGATCCCACAATGACCTTTTGTCCCCTTGTCACTCCAGTGGTCATAAGTGAATGAGACAATGAATGGGTCACACTTTTGACCCaatttattactttcttttataaactcttcttttttaatgcaaAGGCCCCCATgtggctagtaagtggcagagctgggaccctCTGCTGGCCTGCCCTTTCATGGTGGCTGGAACTGCAGTGTGGGAGTAAtaagggctgaggcaggaaaggtgGTTGGGGCCAGTTGATGCAGAGTCTTCGAAGCTGGGTGAAGAACCTtgggctgggtgcactggctcaacgcctgtaatcccagcactttgggaggccgaggtgggaggatcacctgaggtcaggagttcaagaccagcctggccaacatggtgaaaccccatctctactaaaaatacaaaaattagccagttgtggtggtgcatgcctgtgatcccagctacttgggagactgaggcaggagaatcacttgaacctgggaggcagaagttgca
Above is a genomic segment from Pan troglodytes isolate AG18354 chromosome 23, NHGRI_mPanTro3-v2.0_pri, whole genome shotgun sequence containing:
- the SLC35E4 gene encoding solute carrier family 35 member E4 isoform X1 codes for the protein MCRCPPEHHDGRMTSAEVAAAAGGAQAAGPPEWPPGSPQALRQPGRARVAMAALVWLLAGASMSSLNKWIFTVHGFGRPLLLSALHMLVAALACHRGARRPMPGGTRCRVLLLSLTFGTSMACGNVGLRAVPLDLAQLVTTTTPLFTLALSALLLGRRHHPLQLAAMGPLCLGAACSLAGEFRTPPTGCGFLLAATCLRGLKSVQQSALLQEERLDAVTLLYATSLPSFCLLAGAALVLEAGVAPPPTAGDSRLWACILLSCLLSVLYNLASFSLLALTSALTVHVLGNLTVVGNLILSRLLFGSRLSALSYVGIALTLSGMFLYHNCEFVASWAARRGLWRRDQPSKGL
- the SLC35E4 gene encoding solute carrier family 35 member E4 isoform X2; protein product: MCRCPPEHHDGRMTSAEVAAAAGGAQAAGPPEWPPGSPQALRQPGRARVAMAALVWLLAGASMSSLNKWIFTVHGFGRPLLLSALHMLVAALACHRGARRPMPGGTRCRVLLLSLTFGTSMACGNVGLRAVPLDLAQLVTTTTPLFTLALSALLLGRRHHPLQLAAMGPLCLGAACSLAGEFRTPPTGCGFLLAATCLRGLKSVQQSLSFQICKMELMIPMERVRMRSAGQGQE
- the SLC35E4 gene encoding solute carrier family 35 member E4 isoform X3 — translated: MCRCPPEHHDGRMTSAEVAAAAGGAQAAGPPEWPPGSPQALRQPGRARVAMAALVWLLAGASMSSLNKWIFTVHGFGRPLLLSALHMLVAALACHRGARRPMPGGTRCRVLLLSLTFGTSMACGNVGLRAVPLDLAQLVTTTTPLFTLALSALLLGRRHHPLQLAAMGPLCLGAACSLAGEFRTPPTGCGFLLAATCLRGLKSVQQNPDLVHSAEDCRSLRSLKIST